A stretch of the Planktothricoides raciborskii GIHE-MW2 genome encodes the following:
- a CDS encoding response regulator: MRILLVEDDEAIANVLVSTLNNQNYLVDVATDGQEGWQLVESCVYDLIVLDVGLPKIDGISLCRKMRSQGYQMPILLLTSRDSTHDKVMGLDAGADDYLVKPCEPQELSARIRALLRRGDSALPPVISWGSLQLNPNTFEVTYEDELVNLTPTEYRLLELFLRNSSRVYSRSAILDHLWSFEDPPGEETIRAHIKGLRQKLKVSGAPGDLIETVYGLGYRLKPLPKKTETTPAISKVLLAGLPDELGEWLVKRLEYISVETAYTGEETLQYLTTDKWSLIIIDEGLREPSVSEVFRLGSKKNIFRKIPIIFCQKVVNNSDKKSIISQLIEPLNYPIAIFNITPPIDREKLARQVAEKLKISLSPPPEKLSSPAKTITEPTVATAEEEGKTTAPDHPPLFTAETHQEEDHREAIAEVWERFKHRIGHRVTVLEQAVIALRAGILDDELRQSATEDAHKLIGSLGTFGFVRGSGFARKIESILEQPKVGREQVPELEKLVQHLRDELEHKPNETIRDVQKISPSNPSFESDRAVTQLLIIDRDHTVAEQMQQEAQRWGIKVKIIDDLCTAREAIAQARPEMVLLDLAISGEPCTNLETAQEGLKLLAELTNHVSPVPVLIFTASGSTEIRLEVAKLGGRAFIQKPLSAAQVMETVIQVRQRSLREEAKVMVVDDDADQLVELRSFLEPWGLKFMGLSNPEKFLEALDSYQPDLLILDVEIPKIDGISLCQVVRNDPRWSGIPILFLTAHREPKMVHRIFAAGADDYVNKPIVGPELVTRILNRLERIQLLRNMAETDPLTGVANRRKSSQELNRFLQLAKRHKQPICFALLDLDHFKQINDKYGHAMGDAILHRLGRLLSLSFRSEDIVARWGGEEFIVAMYGMTKEDGLKRLTELLEQLQNQEFNATILSSYNEPTDEFTEDWEHQPPITENITEKITESFSVTFSAGIAQYPEHGSDLQSLYRSADRVLHQAKAAGRNRIMIGE, encoded by the coding sequence ATGAGAATTTTACTGGTAGAGGATGACGAGGCGATCGCCAATGTCTTAGTTTCCACACTCAACAACCAAAATTATCTTGTAGATGTTGCCACTGATGGTCAAGAGGGGTGGCAATTAGTGGAAAGTTGTGTCTATGATTTGATTGTCCTAGATGTAGGACTGCCAAAAATTGATGGGATTAGCCTTTGCCGGAAGATGCGATCGCAGGGCTATCAAATGCCCATTTTGTTACTCACCTCCCGTGATAGCACCCACGATAAAGTCATGGGACTCGATGCGGGGGCGGATGATTACCTGGTAAAACCTTGTGAACCCCAGGAATTATCGGCGCGAATTCGGGCTTTACTGCGTCGAGGTGACTCCGCATTACCTCCGGTGATTTCTTGGGGCAGTTTACAGCTTAATCCTAATACTTTTGAAGTGACTTATGAAGACGAACTGGTGAATTTAACTCCGACAGAATATCGTTTGTTAGAGTTATTCCTGCGGAACAGTAGTCGAGTTTATAGTCGGAGTGCCATTCTGGATCACTTATGGTCTTTTGAAGATCCACCGGGAGAAGAAACTATCCGCGCTCACATTAAAGGATTACGTCAAAAACTCAAAGTATCTGGCGCACCGGGAGATTTAATCGAAACAGTTTATGGGTTAGGTTATCGCTTAAAGCCATTGCCGAAAAAAACTGAAACTACCCCAGCAATTAGTAAGGTTCTCCTGGCAGGACTGCCGGATGAATTAGGCGAATGGTTGGTTAAAAGACTAGAGTATATCTCCGTGGAAACCGCTTATACCGGAGAAGAAACTCTGCAATACCTGACGACAGATAAATGGTCTCTAATTATTATTGATGAAGGCTTGCGAGAACCTTCGGTGTCAGAAGTTTTTCGCTTAGGGAGTAAAAAAAATATTTTTAGGAAAATTCCGATTATTTTTTGTCAAAAAGTAGTCAATAATAGCGATAAAAAATCTATTATTAGTCAACTGATAGAACCCCTAAATTATCCGATCGCCATTTTCAATATCACTCCCCCAATCGATCGGGAAAAATTAGCGCGGCAAGTGGCGGAAAAACTGAAGATTTCTCTATCGCCGCCACCGGAAAAACTGTCGAGTCCGGCTAAAACTATTACTGAGCCGACTGTGGCCACTGCCGAAGAAGAGGGCAAAACAACGGCGCCTGACCATCCGCCATTATTCACCGCAGAAACTCACCAAGAAGAAGACCATCGAGAGGCGATCGCCGAAGTTTGGGAACGGTTTAAGCATCGGATTGGCCATCGAGTCACTGTATTGGAGCAAGCAGTCATCGCTTTACGGGCAGGAATTTTAGATGATGAACTGCGTCAGTCAGCCACGGAAGATGCTCATAAATTAATTGGTTCATTGGGAACTTTTGGCTTTGTCCGGGGTTCAGGCTTTGCCCGAAAAATTGAAAGCATTTTAGAACAACCGAAAGTAGGGCGAGAACAAGTGCCGGAGCTAGAGAAGTTAGTCCAGCATTTGCGCGACGAATTAGAACATAAGCCCAATGAAACCATCAGGGATGTTCAGAAAATTTCTCCTAGCAACCCTAGTTTCGAGTCAGATCGGGCAGTGACACAACTGCTGATTATCGATCGCGATCACACGGTAGCGGAACAAATGCAACAAGAAGCTCAACGCTGGGGCATCAAAGTAAAAATTATTGATGATTTATGCACCGCACGGGAGGCGATCGCTCAAGCACGACCGGAGATGGTTTTGCTAGACCTAGCCATCTCAGGAGAACCTTGCACCAACCTGGAAACTGCCCAGGAAGGATTAAAACTCCTCGCTGAACTCACGAATCACGTTTCTCCAGTGCCGGTACTGATTTTTACCGCCTCTGGCAGCACCGAAATTCGTTTAGAAGTGGCTAAATTAGGCGGACGGGCTTTTATCCAAAAGCCTCTCAGCGCCGCTCAAGTCATGGAAACGGTGATCCAAGTTAGACAGCGATCGCTTCGGGAAGAAGCCAAAGTCATGGTCGTTGATGATGATGCGGATCAATTAGTAGAATTACGCAGTTTTTTAGAACCTTGGGGACTCAAATTCATGGGCTTATCTAATCCAGAGAAATTTTTAGAAGCCCTCGACTCTTATCAACCCGACTTACTAATTCTTGATGTAGAAATTCCCAAAATCGATGGCATTTCCCTCTGCCAAGTCGTGCGGAATGACCCCCGTTGGAGTGGCATTCCCATCTTATTTTTAACTGCCCATCGAGAACCGAAAATGGTTCACCGTATCTTCGCAGCCGGTGCCGATGACTATGTAAATAAACCCATTGTCGGCCCAGAATTAGTCACCCGCATTCTCAACCGCTTAGAACGGATTCAATTACTCCGCAATATGGCCGAAACTGACCCCCTCACCGGGGTAGCCAACCGCCGAAAATCTAGCCAAGAACTCAATCGATTTTTACAACTAGCCAAACGGCATAAACAACCCATTTGTTTTGCCCTCTTAGACCTAGATCACTTTAAACAAATTAATGACAAATATGGTCACGCAATGGGAGATGCTATTTTACATCGCCTAGGTCGATTATTAAGTCTGTCTTTCCGCAGTGAAGATATTGTCGCTCGTTGGGGGGGAGAAGAATTCATTGTCGCCATGTATGGCATGACCAAAGAAGATGGGCTGAAACGGCTCACGGAATTACTGGAACAACTCCAAAATCAAGAATTCAATGCCACGATTTTGTCATCATATAATGAGCCAACCGATGAATTTACAGAAGACTGGGAGCATCAACCACCAATTACAGAAAACATTACAGAAAAAATTACAGAAAGCTTTTCTGTCACATTTAGTGCCGGAATTGCTCAGTATCCCGAACATGGTTCAGATTTACAATCTCTCTATCGATCTGCTGATAGGGTACTTCATCAGGCTAAGGCCGCTGGTCGTAATCGGATTATGATTGGTGAGTAA
- the ligA gene encoding NAD-dependent DNA ligase LigA — protein sequence MSQPTPKTQQRAEQLRQQLQKASYAYYALDNPIMEDAVYDRLYRELQDLEQQYPSLISPDSPTQRVGERPATAFVSLQHKISLYSLENAFNLAEFATWQERWQRVVSPEKPGFYVGSGGEANISQRNPVSGSGGGYVCELKIDGSALALSYENGLLVRGATRGDGTTGEEITQNVKTIRSIPLRLNLDNPPPWVEVRGEAFLALDVFAQINQEREKIGEYLFANPRNAAAGTLRQLDSRKVADRRLDFFAYTLHLPEELQPASQWECLQWLQQAGFRVNPNRDLCPSLTEVKAFYDRWETEREHLPYMTDGVVVKINSLALQKQLGFTQKFPRWAVALKYPAEELPTIVEAVTVQVGRTGALTPVAELKPVQLAGTTVSRATLHNSDRLDELDLHIGDTVIVRKAGEIIPEVVRVLPELRPENAPRFQMPKFCPECGSTVVKPADEAVTRCINTSCPAILRGSLIHWASRKALDINGLGEKLVQLMVDSALVKSVADLYSLTVAELMTLERMGQKSASKLVTAIASSKTQPWARVLYGLGIRHVGSVNAQVLAEKFRDIEALAAATPLAIASVYGIGSEIADSVSQWFQVPANQTLIDRLKTAGLQLATPLETSTQQPQAISGITTTLPLLGKTFVITGTLPTMTREEAKAKIEQAGGKVTGSVSKKTNYLLVGEDAGSKLEKAQALGIPCISEAELWELLRP from the coding sequence TTGTCACAGCCAACCCCAAAAACTCAACAGCGGGCAGAACAACTGCGGCAACAATTGCAAAAAGCTAGTTATGCCTACTATGCCCTAGATAATCCGATCATGGAGGATGCGGTTTACGATCGCCTCTATCGGGAACTGCAAGACCTGGAACAGCAATATCCGTCCCTCATTTCACCGGATAGTCCCACCCAACGGGTAGGGGAACGACCTGCCACCGCATTTGTCTCGCTTCAGCATAAAATATCTCTCTACAGTTTGGAAAATGCCTTTAATTTGGCAGAGTTTGCCACTTGGCAGGAACGCTGGCAAAGGGTAGTGTCCCCTGAGAAACCGGGTTTCTATGTAGGGTCCGGTGGGGAGGCAAACATTTCTCAGAGAAACCCGGTTTCTGGGTCTGGGGGGGGTTATGTTTGCGAATTAAAAATAGATGGTTCCGCTTTAGCTTTAAGTTATGAAAATGGCTTACTGGTGCGCGGCGCCACACGGGGGGATGGCACCACTGGGGAAGAAATTACCCAAAATGTGAAGACTATTCGCTCCATTCCCTTACGCTTAAATTTAGATAATCCGCCACCTTGGGTAGAAGTGCGCGGGGAGGCATTTTTAGCCTTAGATGTGTTTGCCCAAATTAATCAAGAACGAGAAAAAATAGGGGAATATTTATTTGCTAATCCACGCAATGCAGCAGCGGGAACTTTGCGGCAGTTAGACTCCCGCAAAGTGGCCGATCGCCGTCTTGATTTCTTTGCCTATACCTTACATTTGCCGGAAGAACTGCAACCAGCATCTCAATGGGAATGTCTGCAATGGTTGCAACAAGCTGGATTTAGGGTTAACCCCAATCGAGATTTATGTCCCTCTTTGACCGAAGTCAAAGCTTTTTACGATCGCTGGGAAACGGAACGAGAACATTTACCCTATATGACCGATGGGGTGGTGGTCAAAATTAACTCTTTGGCGTTACAAAAGCAATTGGGCTTTACCCAAAAGTTTCCTCGTTGGGCGGTTGCCCTAAAATATCCCGCTGAAGAATTACCGACGATTGTAGAAGCGGTGACTGTACAAGTGGGACGGACGGGGGCATTAACTCCGGTTGCGGAGTTGAAACCCGTACAATTAGCCGGAACTACGGTGTCACGGGCAACTCTGCACAACAGCGATCGCCTGGATGAATTAGATTTACATATTGGCGATACGGTAATTGTGAGAAAAGCCGGGGAAATTATCCCGGAAGTGGTGCGGGTGTTGCCAGAGTTACGCCCAGAAAATGCCCCACGGTTTCAAATGCCTAAGTTTTGCCCGGAATGCGGGTCAACGGTGGTAAAACCCGCTGATGAAGCCGTTACCCGTTGTATTAATACCTCTTGTCCGGCAATTCTGAGAGGGTCTTTGATTCATTGGGCTTCGCGCAAGGCTTTAGATATTAATGGTTTGGGCGAAAAACTGGTACAACTTATGGTCGATAGCGCTTTAGTAAAATCCGTGGCCGATTTATATAGTTTAACCGTGGCAGAACTGATGACTTTAGAACGCATGGGTCAGAAATCGGCGTCCAAGTTAGTCACAGCGATCGCCAGCAGCAAAACCCAACCTTGGGCTAGAGTGCTCTATGGTTTAGGGATTCGCCATGTGGGGAGTGTGAATGCTCAAGTTTTGGCAGAAAAATTCCGTGACATAGAAGCATTAGCCGCCGCTACCCCTCTTGCGATCGCCTCTGTTTATGGCATTGGTTCAGAAATTGCCGATTCCGTGTCTCAATGGTTCCAAGTTCCCGCCAATCAAACCTTAATTGACCGCTTAAAAACTGCTGGGTTGCAACTAGCTACACCTTTAGAAACCAGTACACAACAGCCGCAAGCTATATCTGGAATCACAACAACATTGCCTCTATTGGGTAAAACTTTTGTGATTACCGGCACTTTGCCCACCATGACGAGAGAGGAAGCTAAGGCGAAAATTGAACAAGCGGGCGGTAAGGTCACGGGTTCAGTCAGTAAAAAAACCAACTATTTATTAGTGGGAGAAGATGCCGGGTCTAAGTTGGAGAAAGCACAAGCCCTGGGGATTCCCTGTATTTCCGAAGCGGAACTCTGGGAGTTATTGCGTCCTTGA
- a CDS encoding DUF6888 family protein, with protein MPSVEQMIACVRVCQTLSNFYTDIHLFRYDEKRKEIYILAGETIGITIFSNGTWELDDDTEA; from the coding sequence ATGCCTAGTGTAGAACAAATGATCGCCTGTGTGCGAGTTTGTCAAACTTTGTCTAACTTCTATACCGATATTCATCTATTTCGCTATGACGAAAAAAGAAAAGAAATTTACATTTTAGCCGGGGAGACGATCGGCATCACAATTTTTAGCAATGGAACTTGGGAGTTAGATGATGACACAGAAGCTTGA
- a CDS encoding type II toxin-antitoxin system PemK/MazF family toxin — translation MMITPGDIWVAEIPFTDGSAAKKRPVLILWLDAQDAIVAAVTSASPRSITDVILQDWEKSGLRVPSVIRLARLDCLEKSLLIARIGHISPADAQQLIDVWNSHVNPKF, via the coding sequence ATGATGATTACACCCGGTGATATTTGGGTTGCCGAAATCCCATTTACCGACGGGAGTGCCGCCAAAAAACGCCCAGTTCTAATTTTATGGCTGGACGCTCAAGACGCGATCGTTGCTGCTGTAACATCTGCATCCCCAAGATCAATAACTGATGTAATCCTCCAAGATTGGGAAAAAAGTGGTTTACGAGTCCCCTCAGTCATCCGACTCGCCCGATTAGATTGTTTGGAAAAATCTCTCTTGATTGCTCGCATTGGTCATATTTCTCCAGCCGATGCCCAACAGCTTATAGATGTCTGGAATTCTCATGTCAACCCCAAGTTTTAG
- a CDS encoding YbjN domain-containing protein, protein MNKEKYKVGQETPFLSALGEPINILVEEINLQKDENNQIASLIFTVAVPYETYQKIIDESLFNLFPEIGISHPYNDFDENQVEIELELKPSLITYLNQQMETAKGLGGLMNQDDSSGLQSNCLFYTENWLAIAFKQVVSLPPELAEDGELKQGYRTLWHNQELIREKLSTKVKSTKEVVIDFLNHKNWKYEEFNEQVIKLVFNGETAQWSVLIAINEPEQEICCYSIYPETISEEYRGQFAVFITGINYELNFGNFEMDFDDGELRFRTSLPLSKETLNQQVLEKIITGNLNTMNAYVSQLQQLQSDLN, encoded by the coding sequence ATGAACAAAGAAAAATATAAGGTTGGACAAGAAACCCCATTTTTATCTGCCCTGGGAGAACCGATCAATATTTTGGTAGAAGAAATTAATCTCCAGAAGGATGAAAACAATCAGATTGCATCATTAATTTTTACTGTTGCTGTACCCTATGAAACTTATCAAAAGATTATTGATGAATCACTTTTTAACCTTTTTCCTGAAATCGGTATTAGTCATCCCTATAACGATTTTGACGAGAATCAAGTTGAAATAGAGTTAGAACTAAAACCATCGCTAATTACCTACCTGAATCAACAGATGGAAACAGCAAAAGGGTTAGGAGGTTTAATGAATCAAGATGATTCAAGTGGACTTCAAAGCAACTGTTTATTCTATACAGAAAACTGGTTGGCGATCGCTTTCAAACAGGTTGTGTCTTTACCTCCTGAGTTAGCAGAAGATGGGGAATTGAAACAAGGTTATCGGACTCTCTGGCATAATCAGGAATTAATCCGAGAAAAATTGAGTACAAAAGTTAAATCTACCAAAGAGGTTGTGATTGATTTTCTTAATCACAAGAATTGGAAATATGAGGAATTTAATGAGCAAGTTATTAAGCTAGTATTTAATGGAGAAACGGCTCAATGGTCAGTCTTAATTGCAATAAATGAGCCAGAGCAGGAAATTTGCTGTTATTCTATTTATCCTGAAACGATTTCAGAAGAATATCGAGGGCAATTTGCAGTATTTATTACTGGAATTAATTATGAATTGAATTTCGGTAATTTTGAAATGGATTTTGATGACGGAGAATTAAGATTTAGAACTTCTTTACCTTTAAGTAAAGAAACGTTAAACCAACAAGTGTTAGAAAAAATAATTACTGGGAATCTGAATACAATGAATGCTTATGTATCTCAATTACAACAATTACAGTCCGATCTAAATTAG
- the dnaK gene encoding molecular chaperone DnaK: MGKVVGIDLGTTNSCVAVMEGGKPTVIANAEGGRTTPSVVAFAKNGDQLVGQIAKRQGVMNPENTFYSVKRFIGRRFDEVTHETTEVSYKVLNVNGNVKLDSPTRGKQFAPEEISAQVLRKLVDDASTYLGEPVTQAVITVPAYFNDSQRQATKDAGKIAGIEVLRIINEPTAASLAYGLDKKSNETILVFDLGGGTFDVSILEVGDGVFEVLATSGDTHLGGDDFDKKIVDYLAEEFKRAEGIDLRKDKQALQRLTEAAEKAKIELSSVTQAEINLPFITATQDGPKHLDVTLTRAKFDELTADLIDRCRIPVENAMRDAKLKNADVDEVVLVGGSTRIPAVKELVKRLMGKEPNQTVNPDEVVAVGAAIQAGVLAGEVKDILLLDVTPLSLGVETLGGVMTKIIPRNTTIPTKKSEVFSTAVDGQTNVEIHVLQGEREMATNNKSLGTFRLDGIPPAPRGVPQIEVTFDIDANGILNVTAKDKGTGKEQSISITGASTLPSDEVDRMVKEAEANAAADKERREKIDMKNQADTLTYQAEKQLKEFGDKVPAADKTKVEGLIKDLRDAVTKEDFDQIKSLTTELQQALYQIGANMYQQAGGQAPGPDAAGAPGAGGQAPGGSSSGGDDDVIDAEFSETK, translated from the coding sequence ATGGGTAAAGTAGTTGGCATCGACTTAGGAACTACAAACTCTTGTGTGGCAGTAATGGAAGGGGGTAAACCCACCGTGATCGCCAACGCAGAAGGCGGTCGCACCACCCCATCGGTGGTCGCATTTGCCAAAAACGGCGATCAACTCGTTGGTCAAATCGCCAAACGTCAAGGGGTAATGAACCCAGAAAACACCTTTTATTCCGTCAAGCGGTTTATCGGGCGACGATTTGACGAAGTGACCCACGAAACCACGGAAGTTTCTTACAAAGTTCTTAACGTCAATGGCAATGTTAAATTAGATAGTCCAACCCGTGGTAAGCAGTTTGCTCCTGAAGAAATTTCGGCTCAAGTGCTGCGTAAACTGGTTGATGATGCCAGCACCTATCTGGGAGAACCAGTCACTCAAGCAGTGATTACCGTTCCCGCTTACTTTAACGACTCTCAACGGCAAGCCACCAAAGACGCGGGTAAAATTGCTGGGATTGAAGTATTGCGGATTATCAACGAACCCACCGCCGCTTCTCTGGCTTATGGCTTGGACAAGAAAAGCAATGAAACCATTTTGGTGTTTGACTTAGGGGGTGGAACTTTTGACGTTTCTATCCTGGAAGTGGGCGACGGTGTATTTGAAGTGTTGGCTACTTCTGGGGATACTCACCTGGGTGGGGACGACTTCGACAAAAAAATCGTAGACTATTTAGCCGAAGAATTTAAGAGAGCGGAAGGTATCGATCTCCGCAAAGATAAGCAAGCCCTGCAACGCTTAACGGAAGCGGCGGAAAAAGCCAAGATCGAACTGTCGAGCGTTACCCAAGCGGAAATTAATCTGCCCTTTATTACCGCTACCCAAGATGGGCCAAAGCACTTGGATGTGACTTTAACCCGCGCCAAGTTTGACGAACTGACTGCTGATTTGATTGACCGTTGCCGCATTCCCGTAGAAAACGCCATGCGCGACGCGAAACTCAAGAATGCCGATGTTGATGAAGTGGTGCTGGTGGGCGGTTCTACCCGGATCCCCGCCGTCAAAGAACTGGTGAAGCGATTAATGGGTAAAGAACCCAACCAAACCGTGAACCCCGATGAAGTGGTGGCGGTGGGTGCGGCCATTCAAGCCGGTGTGCTGGCTGGGGAAGTGAAGGATATCCTGCTGCTGGACGTGACTCCCCTATCTTTGGGTGTGGAAACCTTGGGCGGTGTGATGACTAAGATTATTCCTCGCAACACCACTATTCCCACCAAGAAGTCAGAAGTTTTCTCTACCGCTGTGGATGGTCAAACCAATGTGGAAATCCACGTTCTGCAAGGGGAACGGGAAATGGCCACCAATAACAAGAGTTTGGGAACTTTCCGTTTAGATGGAATTCCCCCTGCCCCCCGTGGTGTACCGCAAATTGAAGTGACTTTTGACATTGACGCGAATGGTATTCTGAACGTGACCGCTAAGGATAAGGGCACTGGTAAGGAACAGTCGATCAGTATTACTGGTGCTTCGACTCTGCCGTCTGATGAAGTCGATCGCATGGTGAAGGAAGCGGAAGCTAATGCCGCTGCCGATAAGGAACGCCGTGAGAAGATTGATATGAAGAACCAAGCGGATACTTTGACTTATCAAGCGGAGAAACAGCTTAAAGAGTTCGGTGATAAGGTGCCTGCGGCTGATAAGACCAAGGTAGAAGGTTTGATCAAAGATTTGCGGGATGCGGTGACTAAGGAAGATTTCGATCAAATCAAGTCTTTGACGACCGAATTGCAACAAGCCCTGTATCAAATTGGTGCGAATATGTACCAACAAGCGGGCGGACAAGCCCCCGGCCCAGATGCAGCAGGCGCCCCTGGTGCTGGCGGACAAGCTCCCGGTGGTTCTAGCAGCGGTGGCGATGATGATGTGATTGATGCCGAGTTTTCGGAAACTAAGTAA
- a CDS encoding type II toxin-antitoxin system VapC family toxin, whose translation MTICDASPLIALINSGDRNHQRCLEILPYLSDPLITTCACFTEAMYLLGRYGGWFAQQELWDYVSDEILVIHHHSLNELTRMESLMAQYQNVPMDLADASLVAMAEVLHQRQIFTLDRDFYIYRLWGNQSIEVVP comes from the coding sequence ATGACAATTTGCGATGCTTCACCCCTAATTGCCCTCATAAACTCAGGCGATCGCAATCATCAACGCTGCCTGGAAATTTTACCATATCTGTCAGACCCCCTGATTACCACTTGTGCTTGTTTTACTGAAGCAATGTATTTGTTAGGTCGATATGGGGGGTGGTTCGCGCAACAAGAATTATGGGATTATGTTTCTGATGAAATCTTAGTCATACACCATCATAGTTTAAACGAACTCACCAGAATGGAAAGTTTAATGGCTCAGTATCAAAATGTACCAATGGATTTAGCGGATGCTTCTCTAGTAGCGATGGCTGAAGTGCTTCATCAAAGACAAATATTCACTCTCGATCGTGATTTCTATATTTATCGATTGTGGGGAAATCAATCCATTGAGGTTGTCCCCTAA
- a CDS encoding GIY-YIG nuclease family protein translates to MPDSIQQEARQILDTLVFTPFEQCQPLSRQFETIPARVGLYAFRHCSEGLLYIGKANNLRDRLRGGHKAFLWGWLDRYNPEDVRIAFVTLKHWQRPGLLYELETLILQATNPPYNVKIPREL, encoded by the coding sequence ATGCCTGACTCTATCCAACAAGAAGCCCGTCAAATTCTCGATACTCTTGTTTTTACTCCCTTCGAGCAATGTCAACCCCTCAGCCGCCAATTTGAAACTATCCCCGCCAGGGTTGGTTTATACGCATTTCGGCACTGCTCCGAAGGGCTACTCTATATCGGCAAAGCCAACAACCTACGAGACAGACTACGCGGCGGACATAAAGCCTTTCTCTGGGGCTGGCTCGATCGCTATAATCCAGAGGATGTGCGAATTGCTTTCGTCACTCTCAAGCACTGGCAAAGACCCGGGTTATTATATGAACTAGAAACCCTCATCCTCCAAGCCACCAATCCCCCTTACAACGTAAAAATCCCCAGAGAATTATGA